A region of Leishmania panamensis strain MHOM/PA/94/PSC-1 chromosome 33 sequence DNA encodes the following proteins:
- a CDS encoding hypothetical protein (TriTrypDB/GeneDB-style sysID: LpmP.33.0130), translating into MSEAPSKTAVNKRSSLASRLPKKRDEAPSTCGSLHRTVETTYDAAYAARPAGALNNAHSAHAAMEGVRAADGTAQANRGQPYILHHHPTSAWESTSHAAARNLQAEQPLDFFASARKIEREDDDRRGGLVGCMQRSLDIRTKRAEDARLCPPTPVFRSVEARATPPAVAQEKFGVKSNYIDLVECTHLKPETEEQIGYDDAPLMRLPGETLSQDLKVQSKVITQMGTSHELFRGTPKYLADTSVSYMGHVPIADRNVSCIHHGDDARRLFAKSTMTMAVHGRGVDIAVIGSNLVTRHRGGKNTKAPRALLPKTPDIINRTVEGRMLQQTLYGTLERERQMNIRDDAQGHRYF; encoded by the coding sequence ATGTCAGAGGCTCCGTCCAAGACGGCAGTGAATAAGCGTTCCAGCTTGGCTTCCCGCCTACCCAAGAAGCGTGATGAGGCGCCATCGACATGCGGCTCGCTCCATCGAACAGTTGAAACAACATACGATGCGGCGTATGCCGCGCGTCCGGCAGGTGCGTTAAACAATGCCCATAGCGCTCATGCAGCCATGGAAGGCGTTCGGGCGGCAGACGGTACTGCTCAAGCAAATAGAGGGCAGCCGTATATCCTGCACCACCATCCCACCTCCGCGTGGGAGTCAACGTCCCACGCTGCCGCGCGCAATCTGCAGGCGGAGCAGCCGCTAGACTTTTTCGCATCAGCTCGCAAAATTGAACGGGAGGACGATGACCGGCGCGGCGGTCTGGTGGGTTGCATGCAACGCTCGCTGGATATCCGTACTAAGCGCGCCGAGGATGCCAGACTGTGCCCACCTACCCCGGTATTCCGCTCAGTTGAGGCGCGAGCGACACCGCCCGCGGTTGCGCAGGAAAAATTTGGTGTGAAGAGTAACTACATAGACCTGGTAGAGTGTACTCATCTAAAGCCGGAAACGGAGGAGCAGATCGGCTACGACGACGCCCCTCTGATGCGTCTGCCAGGCGAGACACTCTCGCAGGACCTGAAGGTGCAGAGCAAAGTTATCACACAAATGGGCACCTCACACGAGTTGTTTCGCGGCACTCCCAAATATCTGGCAGACACATCAGTCAGCTACATGGGGCACGTCCCAATCGCCGACCGCAACGTGTCCTGCATTCACCATGGAGACGACGCGCGCCGGCTGTTTGCCAAGTCCACCATGACCATGGCAGTGCACGGCAGGGGCGTAGACATTGCTGTCATCGGCTCTAACTTAGTCACTCGCCATCGTGGAGGTAAAAACACCAAGGCACCTCGTGCGCTTCTACCGAAGACGCCCGACATTATCAATCGGACGGTTGAGGGACGCATGCTGCAGCAGACACTCTACGGAACGCTCGAACGCGAACGACAAATGAACATCCGTGACGACGCGCAAGGTCACCGCTACTTCTAA
- a CDS encoding hypothetical protein (TriTrypDB/GeneDB-style sysID: LpmP.33.0140) — translation MAYTGANVCVDASRTYEHTLGDTSGCGRGKSLRSSSVEVARPALNLVHDPRCGVCLVWRPVEGPPLPRCIHRENEAGEVDAEAVRYRDAPFACAVGRTDASTGSAVTALRMSSSSIEAHPPRKMIPHRGSPPRGQLLHRGKGGIDDVLRSAREAQSLFYSLQEQRLQAEYRRAQASLRQELDQQREYKRMLQLAEYQADLVNMFGHTMRDAVLDAFFDDGSDPVLSALHRKRHEGPTSRSAPYTSVHGGHSSGAAPPGVWRHQGSTEEGLVPPASTDESRLARERRVFKRALEELRGGRLCGY, via the coding sequence ATGGCTTACACAGGAGCCAATGTTTGCGTTGACGCGAGTCGCACGTATGAGCACACTCTCGGAGATACTAGTGGATGTGGTAGAGGTAAGAGcctgcgctcctcctcagtgGAGGTAGCGAGGCCAGCGCTCAACCTCGTGCACGACCCGCGCTGCGGTGTCTGTTTGGTGTGGCGACCAGTGGAggggccaccgctgccacgaTGCATTCACAGAGAGAACGAAGCTGGTGAAGTAGATGCTGAAGCAGTGCGCTACAGAGATGCGCCCTTTGCATGTGCAGTAGGGCGCACTGACGCCAGCACGGGCAGCGCAGTGACTGCTTTGCGGATGAGCAGCTCATCTATAGAGGCGCACCCGCCACGCAAGATGATCCCACATCGAGGATCACCGCCGCGCGGTCAACTGCTCCACCGCGGCAAAGGTGGAATTGATGACGTGCTGAGGAGCGCCCGTGAGGCGCAGAGCCTCTTCTACAGTCTGCAAGAGCAGCGACTCCAGGCGGAGTATCGCCGTGCGCAGGCCAGTCTCCGACAAGAGCTAGACCAGCAGCGGGAGTACAAGCGCATGCTTCAGTTGGCCGAGTATCAGGCAGACCTTGTGAACATGTTTGGTCACACCATGCGAGATGCCGTCCTCGATGCCTTCTTCGACGACGGAAGTGACCCCGTCCTTTCAGCCTTGCATAGAAAGAGGCATGAGGGCCCGACCTCACGTAGCGCTCCCTATACGTCGGTACACGGGGGCCACTCGTcaggagctgcaccgcctggCGTTTGGAGACACCAAGGCAGCACGGAGGAAGGATTAGTGCCGCCTGCCTCCACTGACGAGAGTCGTCTTGCACGAGAACGGCGCGTGTTTAAGCGAGCACTCGAGGAATTGCGAGGCGGCCGATTATGTGGTTACTAA